GATATGGATCCTCACCTGCCGGCTGGGAAGATCTTGGGGCAGTGTTGGAGGTAGAAGTCGTTGATGTCCTTGGCGGCGAAGAGCGGGCGGCCCTCCTTGTTGGGCGCCGTGAGCATGGCGGTGACCAGCCCGCCGGTGCTCGTCCCGGCGATCACGTCGAAGTAGTCCGCGATCCTCGCGCCCGGCCCGTCCATCTCCTGCGGACACATACACAAAGCTCGATCGTCAGAAACCGGCGGCGACATGCCTAGCTAGATAGGTCCCGTATGCAACGTGTGCATGCAGGACTAGAGAGTACGACTCGATCACCTGCAGCTTCTCCTCGAGGAAGGCGAGGATGGTGCCCGGGATGAtcccgcggacgccgccgccgtcgatgctGAGCACGGTGACCATGCTcccgaacgccggcggcggcgacatggGCGTGGACAGCGTGGACGCGCCGCGGCTGAGCGCCCGCTCCGCCACCGGGTTCAGCGTCAGGCCGGACCCGCTCGTTCCGAGTCCCGCGGTGTACACCGGCGCCATGCTGCCCACGGCCTCAAATCACAAACACTTTTGGAACACACAACCTCCCCGGCCCCTAGTTCGCGCGTGCAGTGCCGCCGCGCTAAACAAAAGACTCGGGAACTCGTTCGTtcgaggtcgaggagatgcTCTGCTCTCGATCGCTCGCGCTTCAGGCTTTACAAAAGGACCCTCTTGTCCCTGGCTGTTGCGCTTCGTGGTGCGTGAGGCGAGAAGGTCCGTGCACGAGCGCCTGTGCTTATAaaccccgggggggggggggggggggttgctaAGGAACGGGCCAACGCGGATCTGGTCGTTTTACCCCCAAAAAAATGGCATTCCCGTCGACCGGCGGTGCCATCGGAGTCGCGCGCGCTCGTGTGCACCCAGGGACGGAACTGCCGAACTGGAAAGGCACGGGCGGGAGTTTGACCGGATCAAGCATGGACAGTAGCTAGCCGGGCGGACAACCTAGCGAGTCCTGCAGGATCCTGTACTGTCGCCGTCGCTGACACTTGCCGGCCGGGTTCGCCGGCTTGTCGCTTGCGAGGGCGCCCGGCCGGTCGCCGGCGTGGGTGCGTACAGTAGCTAGCCGTGCGCGGGCGCCGCCATTATTGGCGGGGTAGTCGGGTGGACGTGGACCTGGACGTTTGCGTGCGCACAGCGTATCGGTATACCGAGCGGCGAGGACTTCCGCGCCGGGGAAAGCGGCTGGAAGTCCCGCGCTGTGAACGTTACGGTGGCAGTTACAGATGGCTCGTGTACCTGTGTGTTCCAATCATTTCTGAGGACAGAATCAAGCCGCTTGACCTGCTGACCTGCTGACAAAAGTTTCTTTATCTGACATCCCGGTACAGGACTTAATAGAATTAATATAATACTTATACTaataaattatatttttttttccgaaAGCCGATTTTTAAAGAACTCTGAAGTTAAGCGTGCTCGGTCTGAATCAATTTGGAGATGGATGACCAAGGATGCACATATGTGAGAACAAAGTGTACAGAAAAAACTTTCCGTCTCCATCTCTGTCAGACTGTTCCGATCTTGGGGGTTGCACGTTACGGCTTTGAGTTCTGACCGTTGAATTTTCCACTAGTCGAAGCTAagcttctgtttttttttcaaccaCCATATAATCCATCCCACACACCTCAGACGTTTTCCTATTGCTCCAATTTTTTCCTTGCGTAGTTCGCAGAATATTCCACCGTATTTTTGCCACACAAACGTTAATCCTATGAGCGTAGTTTTCTTACTAGAAACATAGCGGCGTGCGTGACATATAGATTATATTTTGAAAACAGCAACATTTCTATCCACACCCACCGCGTGAGTATTGAACGGGTTACGGCTGGTACTGGGCAATACGTTTACCGAGTCGTTCATTACTGTGTTCTCGAGGATTTTATTTTACACCAAAAGATTACCCCAAGCTCAACATGGATTTGTTAAGATATCCCTAGGATTAAGGATAATGATGGGCTTATACCGAATATGCCCCTGAAGTGTTGACTCTATATAATAGAACATATACTTATCATTATGTGAATAAGAGATCAGTTCTACCCACGTTTGTCTCTTCTTGTGTTCTTCGTGTGTTTGGAATTGGAAAGGGAGACGGGTCATCTACATCTTCTCCACGCCTCATTTGCTGCTGGGAAAGGGACGCGGATCGGGGGATTCGCAACGACACCTACATCTCAACAGGATTAACATAGACCTTGGGAAAATTAAGTATCAATCGTGAAGCTAATGATGTTGAGGCGACTGACTACCACCTTGTGCTTAAAGCGACTAAAGCGTAAGGAGAGGCGGCGCTTTATAAATTACCAATAGACAAAATAGCAGGATAGAGCAGTAGgattaagaaaaaaagaaaaggaagaaaagaaagaagcaaGAGTAATAAATGGGTCGGCACAGGCCTTCAGATAGTCAATATGGGCCATCTTTCTCTCCTAGCACATTAAAAGCTAGTTCTCTCTCGCTTGCGCTTGCGGGGCTCCACCTCCCAGCatctctcccttccctctctctcttccctccaGGTGAGCTATTTCCGCCCGCAGCTTCCTCTATgtcccttccccttccttccctcCCTGCAGGCTCAGATCGACCCCGTCAATGTCTAAGGCAGATGTTGGTTAAGCGACCCCGACGTCCAGCTTTTTTTACCATGATGATGTTaactatttttttctcaaatacaTAGGCAGGAGCTGCGTATATTTctgtattaagaagaaaaagagttTGTTAGGCAACACGAGCGAGCTCACGAGGATCAATGCTTAGGCAAGCCGGGTCAGAAAAGAAAGACATAAAGGACCTATTACAAACCAAACACGCTAGTCTTGCAGCTCCCGTTGGGATCCATGATTCACCTTCTTATTGAATGGAGCTTAGCAAAGCGTTTTTCTGTAGCTCAGCATCTCTGAACACACAAGCGTTGCGTTCCTTCCGGATGTGCCAAGTCACCAAAATGACGAGGGCGTCGAAACCTTTGCGCTTCGGGGGTGGCAGCTGCCCATGCATGCAGCGAAAACTACCATTATTGTAGTAGGGTCATGCCGGCAGCTGCAAATATATACCTATGATTCCTATACTGTTTAGGAGCAGCCACCAAACCTACAATGAGTAGGAGCACCGGAATAGCTGACTTAGTTCGATGGCTCCGGTAGCACTTCCAATGTCTTGAGTTTAATTTTTGGTGAGAGCGAATTTCAGACTGAGGTTAAAAAATCCCCCACGCTAGCCAGAGAAACTAGATTTCAGGGGTTTTCTCGGCTGGGGAACCGAAGtcacttcctcttaatgaaaattGGTGGGGCCGTAATATCCCCTCcggttgattttttttagaatgtGGTCCCAGGTCTCATCTTCTTGATCGCTAAGTTTGCAAGTGATAACTGCATCCAAGCCATGGTGAATCCGACAGTTGGCGGTTCATTATCTCCGAAGAGTAGTAGGCTAGAGAAACAACTTAACTTTCATCggagctgtgacggaaccgccaaattaaaactctaattaagcgtaatggccgtcatttgaacacatcgggtgcattagcttaacggcttaatttggcgatccttactcaacccacggcccgatcgaaacaacaccggtagtcccacacgACGATGGACGCAGATagtacaagcacgacaaaatacttgaaaatatacaAGGATGAATGAACCGATAAACAAGAGTTTTACAAACTGAGTTCAAATTTACACATGATAgtataatttacaaaacttacAATATAGGTAACCGAAGTccgaaaaaaagagaaatctaATACTACATTAGCCTTCACCAGTTCTGAATtttcatgaccggtcagaccggtttatcCAACCGGTCGGAACGTCTCCTCTCCTCTGAAGCctccaccagtcagaccggtcccacggaccggtcagaccggtctgtgcaaaACAGAAAGGCTGAACACTCTGCCCTCAAGTGTTCACCCCGAAAATCCCCTAACCTACGGGTCTCactccaccacctcccacccctctgcatcccggcggatgaacttgacacagcagAGGCAGAAGTCCACGTTCGGGTGTCCTGTAAAAATAATGgcggcaacaaaccctgagtattctaatactcagcaaggcttacccgaccagtgggtataacttagcccacatatctaaacatgcaaggctttctggctggtggttattttgcataaAAAGCTTCTAAAATGAGTCCTTATTTTTTCCACTTTTAGCTCCCAATTCTATATACTATCATTCTCAACTAgtatttgcacctgctaagaAATCATAACAGACATGGAGTAGTAATTCATGGTAGTCATTTCCAATCATCACTTAAGTTCCATAAgacattactacgatgcggtgctgcgatcaaggtgctcatatccgagagtgactgatggcgaatcgatccgatttaaccttgcaaggtggacctaaccaacacggcacgcaaaagccccgtcggaccccacgcaccaacctttcccctccccgcctcgaactatagGAActagcccaacgacatatggtcagccgagctcaacgtgagaccaccaaaagtaaacatatgcatccccaattctccgcgactactcgactcgccccaggagttgggtgagggttcctgtactttcaaagcaaagcagtactcggcttaccggtttcgactacctcctactcccggtatgcggttagtactgttcaaactcgatcacagtgccagacaacgaacggtccttaaccgacacagacggggctaacctttccccgcccggtctccaaattCTTTTCCTTACTTACCTAATTCAATATTCCATATATTCAAATTAACTAAatgccctatatctcgcgagtgacccgaaatcactcgacttctaccgagttctattaagcatagcatttctatcgtcttcTAAATACTAGTACAACTCGAGGAaacctatggatcatgcaactagggttccaaacaattcctaaacctaatgcacaagtaatagcaaCATATATAGGTGACATAATTTTaaatagtaggatgtgcaccggggcttgccttgcatcTGCTGCTCAATACtggggtgagttgggccttgggccgactccccacgaACCTcttgctgcggggcttgcccctagggctcctgtggctccgcaaccaccttgtatacgacctcctccgccacggCTACTATACGTATGCGTATGCATATAAAATGtatgcatgatttataaaaattacaagtaaccaGTAGCCAAATTAAATTCTAACTATTTGCATCAATTAGCCCTAATTGAACCCACTCAGCCCtgctagcaccggtcagaccggtcctactcaACCTACCGTgacactggtcagaccggtccctccgaccggtcaaaccagtcctGGCCAGACCAGAACCTAGAAACCTTGGCGCGGCGACAATCGCCCACCAACTCCAAATACCTTCTAGGATCTAGTTCAGGGGTTCATGTGGATGCTTTTGACCAGAGGAAATCACCTAAAACCATCTAGAACAAGAGATCGATCCAAACCCCTAAATTACCTTGAATGAGTCCTTTCCCCTCACAAGGACTTGATTCCACAGCATAAGTTCTATCTAGGCTCTAGCTTAGAATGCAAGTGGAGGTTCATGACCAAAGGGAACCACCCAAATCCCCCTAGAATAAGAGATCAATCCCAACCCCTATATTATTTACCTTGGGTCCTTGCACCAAGAGCTTGAATCCAAGCCAACCAGGAGGGagcacgcggagaagatgattcCCCGCCCAATTGAAGCTCCCTTGGGCCTTGGATCAATGGAGGATGGATGGATTTGGgtcctagggtttggggtgagaAATGATAGGGGGAGAGCCTGAGCTCGAGCTGAGCACGGGGAGGGTGAGGGAGATActggggagaagagagagagagagtgatttAAATGAGGTGGGCCCCAAGACGGTTGgaatcggttagaccggtcagatcggttgtcccgaccggtcagactggtctggcTGAGACTGACAGGAGGAGTTCTAGTTTCTGCCTGTCGTGTGAGTTCGAAACTAATGGCCGTAATTAACTTAATTATCGAGGATTAATACCTGGGTATTACAGGAGCCCAGGTCTTCCAAAGCAGGTTGACTCCTTCAAAGGGCAGTGATCCTGTGTGGAGCCCCTGATATGCGAGGAGGCCGAGAACTGACCATCAGTACTGCAGCGCCAAAAAACTGATCAGCGCTGCCCACGCTCTATCGTCGACTTTCTGCAACCAGAGCCATTTTGATTGGAGTGCAATGCCAGCAAGGGTCAGGTCCAAAACCCCCAGGCCACGGAGCGCTATCGAACGAACAGTAGGTCAACCTATTAAATGTCAAATAATTTAATCGCGTTGTCTGTAGGATATCAAATTCAATTCATAGAGAAACTAAACATGGACGCGGCAATAATAAACCACATCTCCTATTCTTCAGTATTCTTCAGATGCTTGAAATCTCCAAAATTTCAGGCGACTAGAAGAATAGAAACACCTCCAATGGAGGTCCCAAAATTAGGGCTATGGGATTAGGGCTCTGGGGTTGTTGAGAGCAAAAAAAGATTCCCTAGGCTTAGAGAGGATGGTTTAGGGGTGGAAGGGAGGACCAAGCGGTGTGGGTTGAGGGCATCATGGTAGGCGGAGCCGCTGGCTGCAGGTGGTGATGGACATCCAGATGGGAAGGGTCAGGGCGGGAGCGATGGTGCCGCCGAGTTAGCGCCGCGACAGCATCTGTCTGGATCGGACTCGGCGGTCGGGAGGACGCCGGCCGACGACGGTGGTGTGCTGATCGGAGGCGAGGCTGAGCGCCCCCGTCGCGACTTACGAGTTTATTCGAAGCCGGAGATTATTGAAGATGTCATAGAGCCATCAGATGTAGATCCAGTGGTTGTGGTTCATCGCCTggaaatagatttttttttttgaataattgaAAATAGATGAAAATTTCGAAGCTGGAGATTGAAGATGTCAGAGATAAAAACCAGGCATCATCATCACCATATTAAACGTTGATTGTGATAGTTAGTCAGATACGCGTGCAGCTAGCTTTTCCTTCAGACCAAGATACATCATCCGTAGAATGACTCTTATAGTATTTGTGCCAGGACTCCACACTGTTTATGTGTTGAGATAGCACATCTTTGACTTGTTAATTTGTCAGGATGTCGTGTATATTACACttcaaaatataaaaatggATTAGTAGCTTTCCACCAACAAGACCAAAAAGGTTTCTATAGTCCATAATCAATAGCGTGAACGTGCTTGTATAAATTAATGATGAATATGACGCCATCTTTAAGAGTAGGATAACCATCCAAAATTTTTATCAACCGGCCGGGATACAAGGTATCTTTAGGTATTTATATCAACTAGTTACTTCATCCGTCCTCAAATGTAGGGCATTCTAGGTTTTTCGAAGCAGAttatgaagataaagaaaagggGAATATATCCGGTGaaaaccacaacttcgtgaaaacccgtgcaaactaCGACAAAAGActcatctaaattcaccaaaaaaatcacacatgtagatgatataatGATATACAAGCTTATAAAATATCTTGtacaaactcgacttcgtttgtaagACTCACAAAAGAAGTCGAGTTTGGaaaaagatattttacaagcTTGTGTATCATcgtatcatctacatgtgtgatttttttggtgaatttagacgacttttttgccgtggtttACTCGGGTTTTCACGAAGGTTGTGGTTTCCACTAGATACGTTGCCAAAGAAAAGACGCATATATCCCTCATTAGTGCATTGTTGAGTTAATCAATTGCTTAGTTTTTGTGCCCACACCAAAACCAAGGAGATTAGTATATCTCCTCCCCTGGCCCAccacaattaattttttttacaaaactagCACTAAAATAAAGGAGATTAGCATGTGTTTTTTTCCAAAGTACTCTAGAATGCCTTATATTTAGGTACAAATTTTGAACCCTTAAATACCTTACATTTCAAGACTGAGAGAGTAGTGATGATTAGGCCTATGAAGGCCATTAGGTATCCATAATGGCTGCCGCTTTGACTAAGAGATGCTACCCCGTTCTATAACAAAAAGAACCCTATGCGGGCTTCTCACTTCCCCACCTTCcattgcaaaaaagaaaaaaataaagctaAGTGGCGGCAAAGAAAAATCACATGATTGTTTTGCTGGCAGAAAAACAACATGATGAATTAAGTTTAGTGCGTATATTGCATGCACTCCGTATTACAGAGGCAGATACTTTGGACGTATATGTACTAATTAAAGTCCCTACAAAGAACTTGAATTAATTAATGAATTACAGAGCATGCTTAGGCTAACATGTATTCAAATTTATATTATATTACCTACGTATACacaaataattaatttgacCTAATTTATTAGTACCCCGGCGCCCCCATGCATCCATGTTTACTGTGACGGCGTGTTGCCTTTCTTCTGGAGCCTGGCCCGGCGCTCCTCCACGAGCATCTCGGCAAAACGGGTGAGCTCCTGCTCGTTGGTTCCCCTGCTCCCGTCGGGCTCGTTCTTGCCGGTCTCGACGTTCATCTTACCCACCGGCTTCTTCAGCAGCGCCTTGCCGACGTCGACGAGGCGGTTCAGGTTCTCCTCGGTGGAGACGTCGACGGAGGAGGTGTCGCCCTTGAGCTCGTCGTCCTGGATGCGGAGGTACCTGTCGTCGGAGTGCAGCGCCTGGAAGAGCACGGAGGCGTGGATGTCGACAAGGTCGGCGCTGGCCTGGCTGAAGCAGTCGATGATCGGCGTCGTGCCCTTGTTGTGGAGCCACCCCAGGAGCCCCCACTTGCTGGACTCCACGGCGTCGAACTTCTCCTCGACCTTGGCGGAGCCGGTGCCCAGCGACAGCACCATGAACTTGCCGTAGTCCGCCGGCTTGATCGGGAAGAAGTCCTTGCAGCCCAGCAGGATCTGCTTGCTCACGTGCGTCATCGCCAGCAGCGTCTGCCGATTTTGTCATGTTTTTGTGCACATCATCAGCGTCACAATTTTCATAGAAAGTTAGCAGCCatgcatagttttttttttgtctacaAGCAAATTGAATAAGTCAGTCTAGGCTCAACGGCTGCACAATGACAACGACCATTTTGCCTTTGATTTAGGCTTGGTTTATTCGTGTGTAGCTACGTGTTCTGTGTGTTGATATCTATAAGCAGGTTGCTGCCGTTAGCACGTAGCATGGTCAGCCGCCCAGCGGCCGGGGCACTCACCGGATTGTTTGCGGCGACGCCGCCATCAATGAGGTTGAAGGCCCTGGGCTTGCCGTCCTTGTCCTTGGTCTCGAACTGGTGCCCCGGGAGGTAGGTCGGCGCCGCGGAGGTGCCGATGCACACGTCGGAGAGTAGAGCGTCCTTGGAGATATCTTTCATGGCCTGCGTGCAATCAGTCACGTTGTGAACTATTttctttcttcttaatataaagaCATGAAGCTCTTatgtgtatttttttaaaacaattGTGCGTGTGCTCATACGTCGTATCTGGAGAAGATGGTTGGCTGGAGGAGCTTGATGTCGAAGGTGGGGATGACGATGTTCTGGAGCGCCTGGCTGACCTTGGTGTCGCCGAGGAGCTCCCGGACGATGCCATGGAGGTACTTGCCGTCGTACTTGGGCCCCAGAGCGACGCTCTTGACGAGACCCAGAAGGCCTCCCCTGCACAGACGACGCGCACGAGGCACAGCAGTCAGATCAGATCATTTATCCGGTAGTGCTGCCTGGACTGATCTTGTGCACGTTCGCCATGGCTGCAAACTAAAGCACAAAATCCTCGATCACCTTCTGGCCGGGAAGATCTTGGGGCTGTGCCGGAGGTAGAAGTCGTTGATGTCCTTGGCGGCGAAGAGCGGGCGGCCCTCCTTGTCGGGTGCCGTGAGCATAGCGGTGACCAGCCCGCCGGTGCTCGTCCCGGCGACGACGTCGAAGTAGTCCGCGACCCTCGCGTCCGGCCCGTCCAGCTCCTGCAGCTTCGCCTCGAGGAAGGCGAGGATGGTGCCCGGGATGatcccgcgcacgccgccgccgtcgatgctGAGCACGGTGACGATGCTCCcgtacgccggcggcggcgacttggGCGTGCCCGGCGCGGACGCGCCGCGGCTGAGCgcctgccgcgccgctgccgggtTCAGAGTCAGGACGCCCTGCTGGGCGCCGGGCTCCGCGGCGTACACGGGCGCCATGGGCACGGCCTCGATCGAAGGCAGGCTAGCTAGATAGCTGGTACTAGGGCTAAACAAATTAAAGACTAGTTGTGCCCGAGACGAGATCCCTTGGCTTCGCGAAAGAAAAGCCCCGTTCCGCCGTTCGTTCGCTTGTCCCTGGCTGTGTTGCGCTTGCTGTGGTCGGTTGGGTGGACGCCCTCGAGCTGATACTTATACTGCAGGGTGGCGGGTGGGGGAGAACGGAGCAACACGGTGGACGTGACCCGAAGTCCCGATAAGAAATGGTCGCGCACTCGTGCAGCGCCGTGCCCTGGCGATGGAACGGAGCTGATGGGATGGGATCATAGGAGTGGGAGGGTACGGGCAGGCGGGTCAAAGGTTGAACGGGTCGATGCTAAGGCAAGCAGAGCAGCGGCCTAGTCCGAGGCTCCGAGCACGCGGGCGGGGAGGATAT
The Panicum virgatum strain AP13 chromosome 6N, P.virgatum_v5, whole genome shotgun sequence genome window above contains:
- the LOC120680208 gene encoding patatin-like protein 2, which produces MAPVYAAEPGAQQGVLTLNPAAARQALSRGASAPGTPKSPPPAYGSIVTVLSIDGGGVRGIIPGTILAFLEAKLQELDGPDARVADYFDVVAGTSTGGLVTAMLTAPDKEGRPLFAAKDINDFYLRHSPKIFPARRGGLLGLVKSVALGPKYDGKYLHGIVRELLGDTKVSQALQNIVIPTFDIKLLQPTIFSRYDAMKDISKDALLSDVCIGTSAAPTYLPGHQFETKDKDGKPRAFNLIDGGVAANNPTLLAMTHVSKQILLGCKDFFPIKPADYGKFMVLSLGTGSAKVEEKFDAVESSKWGLLGWLHNKGTTPIIDCFSQASADLVDIHASVLFQALHSDDRYLRIQDDELKGDTSSVDVSTEENLNRLVDVGKALLKKPVGKMNVETGKNEPDGSRGTNEQELTRFAEMLVEERRARLQKKGNTPSQ